A single Heliomicrobium undosum DNA region contains:
- a CDS encoding ferrous iron transporter B encodes MRPVISPVAPPATPPEGHGRIRNLAKEARQRFGTSMADRIVGNIYRQAESIAADVVQVSPEAGRSWDRRLDNLLTSRWFGYPAMLALLTLVFWLTIEGANIPSAILASVLFTGQEWLAELFVWLHAPLWLKGLLVDGVYRCLAWVISVMLPPMAIFFPLFTLLEDLGYLPRVAFNMDRLFQWAGAHGKQSLTMSMGFGCNAAGVVACRIIDSPREKIIAALTNNFVPCNGRFPTLIALSTILTGGYLGVTLGQGLGSLIIVGLVVLGVAVTLVVSWLLSKTLLQGEASSFSLELPPFRKPQVGRIIITSIIDRTFFVLWRAVKVAAPAGALIWLLANIPVDNQSLLAALAGLLDPLGLSLGMDGFILLAFLLGLPANEIVLPILIMGYLAQGSLVEIEEVGELARLFVDHGWTWLTAVNVMLFSLLHFPCATTLLTMGKETGSWRWPALSFFLNTALAMAVCFIVALTARGLHLV; translated from the coding sequence ATGCGCCCAGTGATCTCCCCTGTCGCTCCCCCAGCGACGCCTCCGGAGGGCCACGGCCGCATCCGCAACCTGGCCAAGGAAGCGCGACAACGCTTCGGAACGTCCATGGCCGATCGTATCGTCGGCAACATTTACCGGCAGGCCGAATCGATCGCCGCCGATGTGGTGCAGGTGTCTCCGGAAGCGGGGCGATCCTGGGATCGCCGGCTTGACAACCTCCTGACCTCGCGCTGGTTCGGCTACCCCGCCATGTTGGCCTTGTTGACGCTCGTCTTCTGGCTGACCATCGAAGGGGCCAACATTCCCTCGGCCATACTTGCTTCGGTCCTCTTTACCGGCCAGGAATGGCTGGCCGAACTGTTCGTATGGCTTCACGCGCCCCTGTGGCTAAAGGGGCTGCTTGTCGACGGCGTCTACCGCTGTCTGGCCTGGGTGATCTCGGTCATGCTGCCGCCCATGGCCATCTTCTTCCCTCTCTTCACCCTGCTGGAGGATCTCGGTTACCTGCCCCGCGTCGCTTTTAACATGGACCGCCTGTTCCAGTGGGCCGGCGCCCATGGCAAGCAGTCCCTGACGATGAGCATGGGCTTCGGCTGCAATGCCGCCGGCGTCGTCGCTTGCCGCATCATCGACTCGCCGAGGGAGAAGATCATCGCCGCACTCACCAATAATTTCGTCCCCTGCAACGGACGCTTCCCCACGCTGATCGCCCTTTCCACCATCCTCACTGGGGGCTACCTGGGGGTCACCCTGGGTCAAGGTCTTGGTTCGCTGATCATCGTTGGCCTGGTGGTGCTGGGCGTTGCCGTCACCCTGGTCGTATCATGGCTGTTGTCGAAGACGCTGCTCCAGGGCGAGGCCTCTTCTTTTTCGCTGGAACTGCCGCCCTTTCGCAAACCTCAGGTGGGCCGGATCATCATCACGTCCATCATCGACCGGACCTTCTTCGTCCTCTGGCGCGCCGTCAAAGTAGCCGCGCCGGCTGGCGCCCTCATCTGGCTGTTGGCGAACATCCCCGTAGACAACCAGAGCCTACTCGCCGCCCTGGCGGGACTTCTCGATCCTCTCGGCCTGTCTCTCGGCATGGACGGTTTTATCCTCCTGGCCTTCCTCCTCGGCCTGCCGGCCAACGAGATCGTCCTGCCTATCTTGATCATGGGCTACCTTGCCCAAGGCAGTCTCGTCGAAATAGAGGAGGTCGGCGAACTGGCCCGGCTCTTCGTCGATCACGGATGGACCTGGCTGACGGCGGTCAACGTGATGCTCTTTTCTCTCCTGCATTTTCCCTGCGCGACGACGTTGCTGACGATGGGTAAAGAGACAGGTTCCTGGCGCTGGCCTGCCCTCTCTTTTTTCTTAAATACAGCCTTGGCGATGGCGGTCTGTTTCATCGTGGCGCTAACGGCGCGGGGCTTGCATCTCGTTTAA
- a CDS encoding MBL fold metallo-hydrolase, which translates to MAQIIPIALPTPYMVGDVNVFFVDDERPMLIDTGPPTREAYTILTERLEALGCPVAALKEIVVTHFHPDHVGLAQVLAKEAGIPVRLHPLDLYTLRLSSEKAIGFFDGWDLPPGWDPSQFDTNHWIPEKYRPAGVTFQPLEEGETIVTGSLRFDVVDIPGHSLGHVALWEKKNRWLFTGDTVIPGLAPNPFIYHVEGERVPTLPMYLKSLDRLRRLDAETLYPGHGQPFTDLAAELDATVDHYRQKALEVHAIVREQGPSPLREIAARLYPRQIESQPYMVISKTLGCLDLLERAGLVRSQGENGYYQAAGESEKKNPADALDPWLTYATR; encoded by the coding sequence ATGGCACAGATCATCCCCATCGCCCTGCCTACCCCCTATATGGTCGGCGATGTGAATGTCTTTTTTGTCGATGACGAACGGCCCATGCTGATTGATACCGGTCCGCCGACGCGGGAGGCTTACACCATCCTGACGGAACGATTGGAGGCCCTGGGTTGCCCTGTGGCAGCGCTCAAGGAGATTGTGGTGACCCATTTTCATCCGGACCATGTCGGCCTCGCCCAGGTCCTGGCGAAGGAGGCGGGCATTCCTGTGCGCCTCCATCCCCTCGATCTGTACACGCTGCGCCTGAGCAGCGAGAAGGCGATCGGCTTTTTTGACGGATGGGATCTGCCCCCCGGCTGGGACCCCAGCCAATTCGACACCAACCATTGGATACCCGAGAAGTATCGCCCCGCTGGCGTGACCTTCCAGCCCCTTGAAGAAGGGGAGACCATCGTTACAGGCAGCCTGCGCTTTGACGTGGTGGACATACCGGGCCACTCACTCGGCCATGTGGCGCTCTGGGAAAAGAAAAATCGCTGGCTTTTCACCGGCGACACGGTCATTCCCGGGCTGGCGCCCAATCCTTTCATCTATCATGTGGAAGGGGAACGGGTGCCCACGCTCCCCATGTACCTGAAGAGCCTCGACCGGCTGCGCCGCCTCGATGCCGAGACCCTCTATCCCGGCCATGGTCAACCTTTCACAGACCTTGCGGCGGAACTAGACGCCACCGTCGACCATTACCGCCAGAAAGCGCTGGAGGTCCATGCCATTGTGAGGGAACAGGGACCGTCGCCCCTGCGCGAGATCGCCGCGCGCCTCTATCCCCGGCAGATCGAGAGCCAGCCCTATATGGTCATAAGCAAGACCCTCGGCTGCCTGGACCTGTTGGAGCGGGCGGGTCTGGTGCGGTCGCAGGGGGAGAATGGTTACTATCAAGCTGCAGGCGAAAGTGAAAAAAAGAATCCGGCCGATGCGCTGGATCCGTGGCTTACATATGCGACAAGATGA
- a CDS encoding AAA family ATPase, translating to MLKEVRFIHWKSFGDTTLYIDPLTVLIGANASGKTNVINGLDFLSRITSGKDILTSLKGDMQSDPIRGGVEWATLLPHDRFTLKALVYGRENIDYLYSITVLTKPTVELFSESIVKIQRDATKNREIAIFITELPNTESSGITVQLNNENFGIEWNFKRSYSVLSQLNGSQFGQEFDVAVDTVSKTLSNIFVLDPFPKRMGNYTPLSKDLANDASNIAGVLAGRADKDAIERLLSSYASRLPECEIKRVWTKTVGEFKSDAMLYCEEQWSPDRIITLDPRGMSDGTLRFLGILTALLTKPSGSQIVIDEVDNGLHPSRAGLLLTVLKEIGQKRNIDVLVTTHNVALLNELGPELIPFVMVAHRESKSGLSKLSLLEEIEQFPKLLASGPLGFIVSKGRIEHALRQEGKSS from the coding sequence ATGTTAAAAGAAGTACGTTTTATTCATTGGAAAAGCTTCGGCGATACTACTCTTTATATTGATCCATTGACGGTTTTAATCGGCGCAAACGCGAGCGGAAAAACAAATGTGATCAACGGCCTTGACTTTTTAAGCCGGATTACAAGCGGGAAAGATATTCTGACATCATTAAAGGGAGACATGCAGTCCGACCCCATTCGAGGCGGCGTCGAATGGGCTACGCTTCTGCCCCATGACCGGTTTACCCTGAAAGCCTTGGTCTATGGTCGAGAAAACATCGATTATCTTTATAGCATCACTGTTTTAACCAAGCCCACAGTCGAACTTTTTTCAGAATCGATTGTAAAGATACAACGAGACGCTACCAAAAACAGGGAAATAGCTATCTTTATTACTGAGCTTCCTAATACGGAATCTTCGGGGATAACAGTGCAGTTAAACAACGAAAACTTTGGTATCGAATGGAATTTTAAACGTTCTTATTCAGTGTTGAGCCAGCTCAACGGATCTCAGTTCGGTCAGGAATTTGATGTCGCCGTTGACACCGTATCCAAAACACTTTCAAACATTTTTGTTTTAGACCCTTTTCCAAAACGCATGGGAAATTATACCCCACTCTCGAAAGACTTAGCAAATGACGCTTCTAACATTGCTGGCGTATTGGCCGGGAGAGCCGATAAAGATGCAATCGAAAGGCTCTTGTCCAGTTATGCCAGTCGGTTGCCCGAATGTGAAATTAAAAGAGTCTGGACGAAAACCGTCGGAGAGTTTAAGAGCGATGCCATGCTTTATTGTGAGGAACAGTGGAGCCCGGACCGAATTATTACCCTCGATCCGCGAGGAATGTCTGACGGAACACTTCGGTTCTTGGGAATTCTTACTGCGTTGCTAACAAAACCTTCAGGCTCACAAATTGTGATCGATGAGGTTGACAACGGCCTTCATCCCTCTCGCGCAGGGTTACTCCTCACCGTACTGAAGGAGATCGGTCAAAAACGAAACATTGATGTGCTAGTAACAACACACAATGTAGCGTTGTTAAACGAGTTAGGCCCGGAACTAATTCCTTTCGTCATGGTAGCGCACCGTGAATCCAAAAGCGGTCTAAGCAAATTATCGCTGCTTGAAGAAATCGAACAGTTTCCCAAACTTCTCGCGTCCGGGCCTCTCGGATTTATTGTAAGCAAAGGACGCATTGAGCACGCGCTCCGTCAGGAGGGCAAGTCTTCATGA
- a CDS encoding YbaK/EbsC family protein gives MSVVAPESLTQEPVHPESQSDALERVCRHLDTFQLGLKPMLFDVSTSSAQLAAEAVGVEVGAIAKTICFQIKDDPVLVVTSGDVRVDLKKLKSLAGGRPKFVDPDKAFALTGYRAGGVCPFALPAPMRIFIDESLRRFPVVYIAAGTANSALPITVDQLVVTTGGEVADLAEYPERS, from the coding sequence ATGTCTGTCGTTGCCCCGGAATCCCTGACGCAAGAACCTGTACACCCGGAATCGCAGTCAGATGCGCTGGAGCGGGTCTGCCGGCACCTCGATACGTTTCAGTTGGGTCTCAAACCCATGCTCTTCGACGTTTCCACCTCCAGCGCCCAACTGGCCGCCGAGGCCGTCGGCGTTGAAGTCGGAGCGATTGCCAAGACCATTTGTTTTCAAATCAAAGACGATCCCGTCCTTGTCGTCACCAGCGGCGATGTTCGGGTGGATTTGAAAAAGTTAAAATCGCTGGCTGGCGGTCGGCCCAAGTTCGTTGACCCTGACAAGGCATTTGCCCTCACCGGCTACCGGGCCGGCGGTGTCTGCCCCTTTGCCTTGCCAGCGCCGATGCGCATCTTCATTGATGAGAGCCTTCGCCGATTCCCCGTCGTCTACATCGCCGCCGGGACGGCCAACTCGGCCTTGCCGATCACGGTTGACCAACTTGTGGTGACAACGGGTGGGGAAGTGGCTGACTTGGCGGAGTATCCTGAGCGATCATAG
- a CDS encoding FeoB small GTPase domain-containing protein → MKNRCRSCASGALSVDVIMRSRYNVRQDTEREKVIALAGNPNVGKTTVFNSLTGLRQHTGNWPGKTVTQAQGRFLHRNQPFLLVDLPGTYSLLAHSADEQVARDFICFGRPDATIVVIDATCLARNLNLALQVMEITGKVVLCVNLIDEAECKGIRIDLDTLSQKLGVPVIGTAARSGRGLFELKEVLYGVAMGQIEPAPPPVKYDEEVQSAVDQLLPRLGPLLQGLPHLNPRWVAMRLLDGDDPFLDSLTECDCAFEMAAKGEMALCAQ, encoded by the coding sequence ATGAAAAACCGATGCCGGTCCTGCGCCAGTGGCGCCCTTTCTGTGGACGTGATCATGCGCAGCCGGTACAATGTTCGGCAAGATACGGAGCGGGAAAAGGTGATCGCCCTGGCCGGAAATCCCAACGTGGGCAAGACGACCGTCTTCAACAGCTTGACCGGTTTGCGTCAGCACACAGGCAACTGGCCCGGCAAAACGGTCACCCAAGCCCAGGGGCGATTTTTGCACCGCAATCAGCCCTTTCTGCTTGTCGACCTGCCGGGGACCTACTCCCTCCTGGCTCACTCCGCCGATGAGCAGGTGGCGCGCGATTTCATCTGTTTTGGCCGCCCTGACGCCACCATCGTCGTCATCGACGCGACCTGCCTCGCCCGCAACCTCAACCTGGCCTTGCAGGTGATGGAGATTACCGGCAAGGTGGTCCTCTGCGTCAACCTGATCGATGAGGCCGAGTGCAAAGGGATCCGCATCGACCTGGACACGCTGTCACAAAAGCTGGGCGTGCCTGTCATCGGTACGGCCGCCCGCTCGGGCCGGGGGCTTTTCGAGTTAAAAGAGGTCCTTTACGGCGTCGCCATGGGACAGATCGAACCGGCGCCCCCGCCTGTAAAATATGACGAGGAAGTGCAGTCAGCCGTCGATCAGTTGCTGCCCCGGCTTGGGCCCCTCCTGCAAGGGTTGCCCCACCTCAATCCCCGTTGGGTAGCCATGCGGCTCCTCGACGGCGACGATCCCTTTCTCGATTCCCTCACCGAGTGCGATTGCGCCTTCGAGATGGCGGCAAAGGGGGAGATGGCCCTATGCGCCCAGTGA
- a CDS encoding FeoA family protein yields the protein MGDCFPLCNAPVGHRVRVTDLQLEGFQRRRMLDIGLVPGTEVKVIRRSPIGDPTAYLVRGAVIGLRKNEASKVLVEEE from the coding sequence ATGGGCGATTGCTTCCCCCTCTGCAACGCCCCGGTGGGCCATAGGGTGCGCGTCACCGACCTTCAACTGGAGGGATTTCAGCGGCGACGCATGCTGGACATCGGACTGGTCCCGGGAACTGAGGTGAAGGTCATCCGACGGAGCCCTATCGGCGATCCGACGGCCTATCTCGTCCGGGGCGCCGTCATCGGCCTACGCAAAAATGAGGCGTCAAAAGTCTTGGTAGAAGAAGAATAG